The proteins below are encoded in one region of Streptomyces cyanogenus:
- a CDS encoding CU044_2847 family protein — MDGLVEFRTEDGALVVVEGVGTRSGARLVSRGDGPAQAARTFEGALDGVRAAAAAALRVFRDGSLRPDAVEIEFGVRLSAEAGAVIAKGSAEGHLVVKLSWSPGQQPEQTAQGPHGRAVSGQDASVLNGQAPAVPGQTAPGDTAPGRTAPGETAPGRPVPGQTMPGRTAPEAAGPDPEPADR, encoded by the coding sequence ATGGACGGGTTGGTCGAGTTCAGGACCGAGGACGGTGCGCTCGTCGTGGTGGAGGGCGTCGGCACCAGATCGGGGGCCCGCCTCGTCTCGCGTGGCGACGGACCGGCGCAGGCCGCGCGCACCTTCGAGGGCGCGCTGGACGGCGTGCGGGCGGCGGCGGCCGCCGCGCTGCGGGTCTTCCGGGACGGCAGTCTGCGGCCCGACGCGGTGGAGATCGAGTTCGGGGTGCGGCTCTCGGCGGAGGCCGGTGCGGTCATCGCGAAGGGCTCTGCGGAGGGCCATCTGGTCGTCAAGCTCAGCTGGTCCCCCGGACAGCAGCCGGAGCAGACCGCTCAGGGACCGCACGGGCGGGCCGTATCCGGGCAGGACGCGTCCGTGCTGAACGGGCAGGCGCCGGCCGTCCCCGGTCAGACGGCGCCCGGCGACACCGCGCCCGGACGGACGGCGCCCGGTGAGACCGCGCCCGGCCGGCCGGTGCCCGGTCAGACCATGCCCGGCCGGACCGCGCCGGAGGCGGCCGGTCCCGACCCGGAGCCCGCCGACCGGTGA
- a CDS encoding AAA family ATPase → MPLWPVYTGTNEPHDGIAKLPPPPPWRAFDGGPVLPAPDAAADTSAVSPDRTHRAETYQATEETVQLVNAALYLRRPLLVTGPPGTGKSSLVYAVARELRLGPVLRWNITSRSTLHDGLYQYDPLSRLYAARQDAARPEGAEGTADRSGIEHHLRLGPLGTALLPYERPRALLIDEIDKSDLDLPNDLLNVLEEGQYEIPELVRAARLTPDGVAEVLADGTDERVPVARGRVRCRAFPFVVLTSNGEREFPPAFLRRCVTLHLRQPDDRHLAEIVRAHLGEPDAYARTLIERFLSRSGVGDLATDQLLNAIYLARSADLDAESLDRLAEQLMPYLGQTAQTDVF, encoded by the coding sequence ATGCCCCTGTGGCCCGTCTACACCGGTACGAACGAGCCGCACGACGGCATCGCGAAGCTGCCCCCGCCGCCGCCCTGGCGGGCCTTCGACGGCGGGCCGGTGCTCCCCGCGCCGGACGCGGCCGCCGACACCTCCGCCGTCTCGCCCGACCGTACCCACCGCGCCGAGACGTACCAGGCCACGGAGGAGACGGTCCAGCTGGTCAACGCGGCCCTGTACCTGCGCCGTCCGCTGCTGGTCACCGGCCCGCCCGGCACCGGCAAGTCCTCCCTCGTGTACGCGGTCGCCCGCGAGCTGCGGCTCGGCCCGGTGCTGCGCTGGAACATCACCAGCCGCAGCACCCTCCACGACGGCCTCTACCAGTACGACCCGCTCTCCCGGCTGTACGCGGCCCGCCAGGACGCCGCCCGGCCGGAGGGCGCGGAGGGCACCGCCGACCGGTCGGGCATCGAGCACCATCTGCGCCTCGGCCCGCTCGGCACCGCCCTGCTGCCCTACGAACGTCCCCGCGCCCTGCTCATCGACGAGATCGACAAGAGCGACCTCGACCTGCCCAACGACCTGCTGAACGTGCTGGAGGAGGGCCAGTACGAGATTCCCGAACTGGTGCGCGCCGCACGGCTCACCCCGGACGGCGTCGCCGAGGTGCTGGCCGACGGCACCGACGAGCGGGTCCCGGTGGCCCGCGGCCGGGTCCGCTGCCGCGCCTTCCCCTTCGTCGTCCTCACCAGCAACGGCGAGCGCGAGTTCCCGCCCGCCTTCCTGCGCCGCTGCGTCACCCTGCACCTGCGGCAGCCGGACGACCGGCACCTCGCCGAGATCGTCCGCGCCCACCTGGGCGAACCGGACGCCTACGCGCGCACCCTGATCGAGCGTTTCCTGTCCCGGTCGGGCGTCGGCGACCTGGCCACCGACCAGCTCCTCAACGCGATCTACCTGGCCCGCTCCGCCGACCTGGACGCCGAGTCCCTCGACCGGCTGGCCGAGCAGCTGATGCCCTACCTGGGGCAGACCGCGCAGACCGATGTCTTCTGA
- a CDS encoding trypsin-like peptidase domain-containing protein: MHSAAWHARIACGDEVGAGFLVTGRRVLTCAHVVRWSDRAAVTVSFPHARELGELPASVVAHGGWAGEVTDPGDVAVLELDRDVPLAPAGFASPDAAYTEPYPKLVAYGFPEGYDEGTLAEYQAVSAQLIAGEWLELVAWNGHGQPLVAGFSGAAAALPDGRVAGMITAASGSPDVRKGRMLPLDVLARYWPELGELVPTPGHRDDARRRLYALLRRAAAGTGPVCDPNRLYVDAVGAFGPALPAGGFPSLWAAAAYVQWEVPDPEAVSRFADRLHELLDGTPALRPPAAPVPSGAEAPPAWSPVVVEIDHSGAGPDQVTVEVSAYRDGRRRPVGARRLPRTAVRSYVQQRIDEAVAHLAPDADELVTFVLPREWLNEAVAHWECGADDSTPLGCAYPLVVTDRARHHSGRLRHQLRKKWQRLDSGRTVEVHRVECGTRERPPSLRKRLWDGDAGLAGYAAPPTVARQHFEVGLTVPVPVLLWPRSGSPCPGHEDEPCPGTVFLDQLTTAIADVPPAELPRHILSLRMTADAADEPDLHWARDLQLLWDDPRCFPETTASLHSPVA; encoded by the coding sequence ATGCACAGCGCCGCCTGGCACGCCCGCATCGCCTGTGGCGACGAGGTGGGGGCCGGATTCCTGGTCACCGGCCGCCGGGTGCTCACCTGTGCCCATGTCGTCAGGTGGAGCGACCGGGCGGCGGTGACCGTGAGCTTCCCGCACGCCCGGGAGCTGGGCGAGCTGCCCGCCTCGGTCGTCGCCCACGGCGGCTGGGCGGGCGAGGTCACCGACCCCGGCGACGTCGCCGTACTCGAACTGGACCGTGACGTCCCGCTCGCCCCGGCCGGTTTCGCGTCGCCCGACGCCGCGTACACCGAGCCGTACCCCAAACTGGTCGCGTACGGCTTCCCCGAGGGCTACGACGAGGGCACGCTCGCCGAATACCAGGCCGTCTCGGCCCAGTTGATCGCCGGCGAGTGGCTGGAACTGGTGGCCTGGAACGGGCACGGGCAGCCGCTCGTGGCCGGGTTCAGCGGTGCCGCGGCGGCGCTGCCGGACGGCAGGGTGGCCGGCATGATCACGGCGGCCTCGGGCTCCCCGGACGTGCGCAAGGGCCGGATGCTGCCGCTGGACGTGCTGGCCCGGTACTGGCCCGAGCTGGGCGAGCTGGTGCCCACCCCGGGCCACCGCGACGACGCCCGCCGGCGGCTGTACGCCCTGCTGCGCCGGGCCGCGGCCGGCACCGGGCCGGTGTGCGATCCGAACCGGCTGTACGTGGACGCGGTGGGCGCCTTCGGTCCGGCGCTGCCCGCGGGCGGCTTCCCCTCCCTGTGGGCGGCCGCCGCCTACGTGCAGTGGGAGGTCCCGGACCCGGAGGCGGTGAGCCGGTTCGCCGACCGGCTGCACGAACTGCTGGACGGAACCCCGGCGTTACGGCCCCCGGCGGCTCCCGTGCCGTCCGGCGCGGAGGCCCCGCCGGCCTGGTCCCCGGTGGTCGTCGAGATCGACCACAGCGGCGCCGGTCCCGACCAGGTGACCGTGGAGGTGTCCGCGTACCGCGACGGCCGGCGCCGGCCGGTGGGCGCCCGCCGGCTGCCGCGGACCGCGGTGCGGTCCTACGTCCAGCAGCGCATCGACGAGGCCGTCGCGCATCTCGCCCCGGACGCCGACGAACTGGTCACGTTCGTCCTGCCGCGCGAGTGGCTCAACGAGGCCGTGGCGCACTGGGAGTGCGGCGCGGACGACAGCACGCCCCTGGGCTGCGCCTATCCCCTGGTGGTGACCGACCGCGCGCGGCACCACAGCGGCCGGCTGCGCCACCAGCTGCGCAAGAAGTGGCAGAGGCTGGACTCCGGCCGGACGGTCGAGGTGCACCGCGTCGAGTGCGGCACCCGGGAGCGCCCCCCGAGCCTGCGCAAACGGCTGTGGGACGGCGACGCCGGACTGGCGGGCTACGCGGCCCCGCCCACGGTCGCCCGGCAGCACTTCGAGGTCGGGCTCACCGTGCCCGTCCCCGTCCTGCTGTGGCCCCGGAGCGGCTCTCCCTGCCCCGGGCACGAGGACGAGCCCTGCCCCGGCACCGTCTTCCTCGACCAGCTCACCACCGCGATCGCCGACGTCCCGCCCGCCGAACTCCCCCGGCACATCCTGTCGTTGCGGATGACCGCGGACGCCGCCGACGAGCCCGACCTGCACTGGGCGAGGGACCTCCAGCTGCTCTGGGACGACCCGCGCTGCTTCCCCGAGACCACCGCGAGCCTGCACTCCCCCGTCGCCTGA
- a CDS encoding SAV_2336 N-terminal domain-related protein has protein sequence MSSEPAEVAAPAAPSGAPDPLVRLADVLAEAAHGVRPTPRELAEVLWLARHMGPDAGEPDATGYDSTPGQAAPAPEAALPPPPRETAPEPAPPPEPRRAARPPSRVPLHLPSRRPAAAADRSHTALLAPAPPMLRHRLALQRALRPLARRIDAPVGHELDEPATADRIARLGADPTWWLPVLRPARERWLRLNLVYDAGPTMPVWRPLIRELHTVLAQSGAFRTVTLYRAAADGTVHGPDAHEPADGRTVTLLISDCMGPQWREGPAGTLWYATLHRWARRMPLAVVQPLPERLWRDTALPTTPGTLSAPHPAAPTATLTFTPYERHEPHEGHEEQVAEVPAGVVPLPVLEPGPGWLAHWAALLTTQGGTGVPGAVAGLVRPLPADAEDRTDVGRLSAEELVLRFRATASPEAFRLAGHLAVGRPDLPVMRLVQAAVEPDPRPQHLAEVIVSGMLTAVPGGPPGSYAFRDGVRELLLLGLPRTDRNRTSELLERMGEFIDRRAGRAPGEFRAAVPAARGAGTGAEDDPFATVSEDSVRRLSTADAGGLFAGRYLPVRRIEGTGWFARDAQQGDALVVLHRYPAQRSPAAFTDLCRRLAEVRHPRIARILDHGFGDGVPYLVREYVDGQTLHRRLAEAGGSLPAGEVAALLPKLAEAALALYTARTPLGVFGTRSVVLTPDGPVLTCLDSAPLDHGSREKALQALGEIARTLHDALAGEPGAELDAAVTAMLSGSPESLRRGVERLLALLSRQVPLRFSLLGPLQVTRDGRPLPVGDPHDRAVLCMLLLRQGRPATGEELAAGLSDGPGSGARSPDTSLTRLRHLLGPDVLTADDTGYALRAPDDVDVFRFRRLAAEATEARDAGEPSRARRLAHTALELWRGQPLTGVPGPAARVARAELEALRDTLRAILLGTVPATAGAPVAHPEIHFTAEDLTGRPEARITLEAAVHEVLARGSLSPRQYEVHVRPDGYLVRTEPGAYLLPLLVAVLRELPHALTRLTRPPRLGVTFGQPPARPPEATADAVVVVPPALYDDFAASSAARRSPRFRPLFADSAPDSPPAAWYCLLGAGAAEPAERDLVQGPFIAHDLHELGVPTPGRTAVVHTRPGGPLTLLDPIQPYGTRPPRPETYYSVDLTPHETRHLVSLPSSGKGAFQAAVKLSWRVDDPVAFVRAEVTGVSGLLLEHLRGAAAPVTLRYPLRRAGAAQRAVNAAVDDWPVPGLTVSYSVQLVPEWAPAPAAEPPVPSRRRLSALLADAETVLIGFDGPLARLFPAQTAREAVLDLLSIVADHRDPQDAAAGRPLPVVGTSGREAFTHPLDLLRAFAHDRLGPLLRARLDELELRAVPDAPTTHRSLALVRALHRSGRRVSVVTDVSTAALHRCLEPYRLPLAGVHGRRHDLSLLTPHPDCLLRALRARGTPARSAVLISSSVAELTAAQQLGLRFIGYAPGAAGRRSLREGGSEVTVSSLEPLVEAARAR, from the coding sequence ATGTCTTCTGAACCCGCCGAGGTCGCCGCGCCCGCCGCGCCCTCGGGTGCCCCCGATCCCCTGGTCCGCCTGGCCGACGTCCTGGCCGAGGCGGCCCACGGCGTGCGCCCGACCCCCCGGGAACTGGCCGAAGTGCTGTGGCTGGCCCGGCACATGGGTCCCGACGCCGGCGAGCCCGACGCCACCGGGTACGACAGCACCCCCGGGCAGGCGGCCCCGGCGCCCGAAGCAGCCCTGCCCCCGCCACCCCGGGAGACGGCACCGGAGCCGGCCCCGCCGCCCGAGCCGCGCCGCGCCGCCCGGCCGCCCTCGCGCGTCCCCCTGCACCTGCCCTCCCGCCGCCCCGCCGCGGCGGCGGACCGGTCCCACACCGCGCTGCTGGCCCCGGCGCCCCCGATGCTGCGCCACCGGCTCGCGCTGCAACGCGCCCTGCGCCCGCTGGCCCGCCGTATCGACGCGCCCGTGGGTCACGAGCTGGACGAGCCGGCCACCGCCGACCGCATCGCCCGGCTGGGCGCCGACCCCACGTGGTGGCTGCCGGTGCTGCGCCCCGCCCGGGAGCGCTGGCTGCGGCTGAACCTGGTGTACGACGCCGGCCCCACCATGCCGGTGTGGCGTCCCCTGATCCGCGAACTGCACACGGTGCTGGCCCAGTCGGGCGCGTTCCGCACGGTCACCCTGTACCGGGCCGCCGCCGACGGCACCGTGCACGGCCCCGACGCCCACGAGCCCGCCGACGGCCGCACGGTCACGCTCCTGATCAGCGACTGCATGGGCCCGCAGTGGCGGGAGGGCCCCGCGGGCACCCTGTGGTACGCCACCCTGCACCGCTGGGCCCGCCGGATGCCCCTGGCCGTCGTCCAGCCGCTCCCGGAACGCCTGTGGCGGGACACCGCCCTGCCCACCACTCCCGGCACCCTGTCCGCCCCGCACCCCGCCGCCCCCACGGCCACGCTCACGTTCACCCCGTACGAGCGCCACGAGCCGCACGAAGGACATGAGGAGCAGGTGGCCGAGGTGCCCGCCGGTGTCGTTCCGCTCCCGGTGCTGGAGCCGGGGCCGGGGTGGCTGGCGCACTGGGCCGCGCTGCTGACCACGCAGGGCGGCACGGGCGTCCCCGGCGCGGTCGCCGGGCTGGTCCGTCCGCTGCCTGCGGACGCCGAGGACCGGACGGACGTCGGACGGCTGTCCGCCGAGGAGCTGGTGCTGCGGTTCCGGGCGACCGCCTCGCCCGAGGCGTTCCGGCTGGCCGGCCATCTCGCGGTGGGCCGCCCCGACCTGCCGGTCATGCGGCTGGTCCAGGCGGCGGTCGAACCGGATCCGCGCCCGCAGCACCTGGCCGAGGTGATCGTGAGCGGCATGCTCACCGCCGTCCCGGGCGGCCCGCCCGGCTCCTACGCCTTCCGGGACGGCGTACGGGAGCTGCTCCTGCTCGGCCTGCCCCGCACGGACCGCAACCGCACCAGCGAACTCCTGGAGCGCATGGGCGAGTTCATCGACCGCAGGGCGGGCCGGGCGCCGGGCGAGTTCCGTGCGGCGGTCCCGGCGGCCCGCGGCGCGGGAACGGGCGCGGAGGACGACCCGTTCGCCACGGTCAGCGAGGACAGCGTGCGGCGGCTGTCGACGGCGGATGCCGGGGGTCTGTTCGCGGGGCGGTACCTGCCGGTGCGGCGGATCGAGGGCACCGGCTGGTTCGCCCGGGACGCGCAGCAGGGAGACGCCCTCGTCGTGCTGCACCGGTACCCGGCGCAACGCTCCCCCGCCGCCTTCACGGACCTGTGCCGGCGGCTGGCCGAGGTGCGTCACCCCCGGATCGCGCGGATCCTCGACCACGGCTTCGGCGACGGGGTCCCCTACCTGGTGCGGGAGTACGTCGACGGTCAGACGCTGCACCGGCGCCTGGCGGAGGCCGGGGGCAGCCTGCCCGCCGGCGAAGTCGCCGCCCTGCTGCCGAAGCTGGCCGAGGCGGCCCTCGCGCTGTACACGGCCAGGACGCCGCTGGGAGTGTTCGGCACCCGCTCGGTGGTCCTCACGCCCGACGGGCCGGTCCTGACCTGTCTGGACTCGGCACCGCTGGACCACGGCAGCCGTGAGAAGGCCCTGCAGGCGCTCGGAGAGATCGCGCGGACCCTGCACGACGCCCTCGCCGGCGAACCGGGCGCCGAGCTGGACGCGGCCGTCACCGCGATGCTCTCCGGCAGCCCGGAGAGCCTGCGGCGCGGCGTCGAGCGGCTTCTCGCCCTGCTCTCCCGTCAGGTCCCCCTGCGCTTCTCCCTCCTCGGCCCGCTCCAGGTCACCCGCGACGGCCGCCCGCTCCCCGTCGGCGACCCGCACGACCGAGCCGTCCTGTGCATGCTGCTGCTGCGGCAGGGCCGGCCCGCCACCGGGGAGGAACTGGCCGCCGGGCTCTCGGACGGCCCCGGGTCCGGCGCCCGCTCCCCGGACACGTCCCTCACCCGGCTGCGCCACCTCCTCGGCCCGGACGTCCTGACCGCCGACGACACCGGGTACGCCCTGCGCGCCCCCGACGACGTCGACGTCTTCCGCTTCCGCCGGCTGGCCGCCGAGGCCACGGAGGCAAGGGACGCCGGAGAGCCGTCACGAGCCCGTCGACTCGCGCACACGGCGCTGGAGCTGTGGCGGGGCCAGCCGCTGACCGGTGTGCCGGGCCCGGCCGCACGGGTCGCCCGGGCGGAGCTGGAGGCGCTCCGCGACACGCTCCGGGCGATCCTCCTCGGCACGGTCCCCGCCACGGCCGGGGCTCCCGTCGCCCACCCGGAGATCCACTTCACCGCCGAGGACCTCACCGGCCGCCCGGAAGCCCGCATCACCCTCGAAGCCGCGGTGCACGAGGTCCTCGCGCGCGGCTCCCTCAGCCCCCGCCAGTACGAGGTGCACGTCCGCCCGGACGGCTACCTGGTGCGCACCGAGCCCGGCGCCTACCTGCTGCCCCTGCTCGTCGCGGTGCTGCGCGAACTCCCGCACGCGCTGACCCGGCTGACCCGTCCACCGCGGCTCGGGGTCACGTTCGGGCAGCCGCCGGCCCGGCCGCCGGAGGCAACCGCGGACGCCGTGGTCGTCGTACCGCCCGCGCTGTACGACGACTTCGCCGCCAGCTCGGCCGCCCGGCGCTCCCCGCGTTTCCGCCCGCTGTTCGCCGACAGTGCCCCGGACAGCCCGCCGGCCGCGTGGTACTGCCTGCTGGGGGCGGGGGCCGCGGAGCCCGCGGAGCGGGACCTGGTGCAGGGCCCGTTCATCGCGCACGACCTGCACGAGCTGGGCGTTCCCACCCCGGGGCGGACGGCCGTCGTCCACACGCGGCCCGGCGGACCGCTCACGCTGCTCGACCCGATCCAGCCGTACGGCACGCGGCCGCCCCGCCCCGAGACGTACTACTCGGTCGACCTCACCCCGCACGAGACCCGTCACCTGGTGTCCCTGCCGAGTTCCGGCAAGGGCGCGTTCCAGGCCGCGGTGAAGCTGTCCTGGCGGGTCGACGACCCGGTGGCCTTCGTCCGCGCCGAGGTCACCGGGGTCTCCGGGCTGCTGCTGGAGCACCTGCGCGGCGCGGCGGCCCCCGTCACCCTGCGCTATCCGCTGCGCCGGGCGGGCGCGGCCCAGCGGGCGGTGAACGCGGCGGTGGACGACTGGCCGGTGCCGGGGCTGACGGTGTCGTACAGCGTGCAGCTGGTCCCCGAGTGGGCGCCCGCGCCGGCCGCGGAGCCGCCGGTCCCGTCGCGGCGGCGGCTGTCGGCCCTCCTCGCCGACGCCGAGACGGTGCTGATCGGCTTCGACGGCCCCCTCGCCCGGCTGTTCCCCGCGCAGACGGCGCGGGAGGCCGTGCTCGACCTGCTGTCGATCGTGGCCGATCACCGCGATCCGCAGGACGCGGCGGCGGGCCGGCCGCTGCCCGTCGTGGGCACGTCCGGCCGGGAGGCGTTCACGCATCCGCTGGACCTGCTGCGCGCCTTCGCCCACGACCGGCTCGGCCCCCTGCTGCGGGCGCGGCTGGACGAGCTGGAGTTGCGGGCCGTGCCCGACGCGCCGACGACGCACCGCTCCCTCGCGCTGGTGCGTGCCCTGCACCGGTCCGGCCGCCGGGTCAGCGTGGTGACGGACGTGTCCACCGC